One segment of Opitutaceae bacterium DNA contains the following:
- a CDS encoding general secretion pathway protein GspK — MTASHRSSPAMAIRGTRGAILIIVMWVCFGLAALALYFAESTAMELRSADNRVVSLAAESAVDGGARYVQFVLSRHAANGSLPLSTDYLAEDVPVGDAAFWILGRDPNLAPSTDPVFNIVDEASKLNINTASRAMLEALPGMTIELAAAIIDWRDRNSEPTENGAEDETYARLDPPRLAKNAPFESIDELRLVYGATLRILFGEDTNRNGTLDPNEDDGDASQPMDDRDGVLSPGILEYVTVYSRQPRTRADGGQRINVQLPDQRPRLVQLLSTKLGEARAQSILSGVGSSPVASVAEFMIRGRFTAAEFQQIHTDITGTDVTGLINVNTAPEAVLACIPGFDWDKARAIVAYRSAHPDALSSFAWLPEVLDRATIVRAGRYLTDQSYQFSADIVAVGPYGRGYSRAKFVFDTRRDLPRILSRQDLTAAGWALGSAQRDQLRDHLVARR; from the coding sequence ATGACTGCCTCGCACCGATCATCGCCCGCAATGGCGATCCGCGGCACACGCGGGGCAATCCTGATCATTGTCATGTGGGTGTGTTTCGGACTTGCAGCGCTGGCGCTCTACTTCGCTGAAAGCACCGCCATGGAGCTTCGCAGCGCGGACAATCGAGTGGTGTCGCTTGCCGCCGAGTCCGCCGTCGATGGCGGCGCACGCTATGTCCAGTTCGTCCTGAGCCGGCATGCAGCGAACGGATCGCTCCCCCTCTCCACCGATTATCTTGCCGAGGATGTTCCGGTGGGCGATGCCGCCTTCTGGATCCTGGGTCGCGATCCGAATCTGGCACCGTCGACGGACCCTGTCTTCAACATCGTGGATGAGGCATCCAAGCTGAACATCAACACCGCCTCGCGGGCCATGCTCGAGGCCCTGCCGGGAATGACCATCGAGCTTGCGGCAGCCATCATCGACTGGCGTGATCGCAATTCCGAGCCGACGGAAAATGGAGCCGAGGACGAGACCTACGCCCGCCTGGACCCGCCCCGTCTCGCGAAAAACGCCCCTTTTGAAAGCATTGATGAACTGCGTCTGGTCTACGGTGCGACGCTGCGAATTCTGTTCGGAGAGGACACCAATCGAAACGGAACACTGGATCCGAATGAGGACGACGGAGATGCCAGCCAGCCAATGGACGACCGCGATGGGGTGCTTTCGCCCGGGATCCTCGAATACGTCACGGTTTATTCCCGCCAGCCCCGGACACGCGCCGACGGCGGACAGCGCATCAATGTGCAGCTGCCGGACCAGCGCCCCCGGCTTGTACAACTGCTCTCCACCAAGCTGGGCGAAGCGCGCGCGCAGTCCATTCTCAGCGGCGTGGGGTCGTCACCGGTGGCGAGCGTGGCCGAATTCATGATTCGAGGGCGGTTCACCGCGGCGGAATTCCAGCAGATACACACCGACATCACCGGCACCGACGTGACGGGCCTCATCAATGTCAATACCGCACCGGAGGCCGTGCTCGCCTGCATTCCCGGATTCGACTGGGACAAGGCTCGCGCGATCGTTGCCTACCGCTCAGCTCACCCCGATGCGCTCTCCTCGTTCGCCTGGCTGCCGGAGGTCCTGGATCGGGCCACCATAGTCCGCGCGGGTCGCTATCTGACCGATCAATCCTACCAATTTTCAGCCGATATCGTCGCCGTCGGTCCGTACGGTCGCGGCTATTCGCGCGCCAAGTTCGTCTTTGACACCCGCCGGGATTTGCCGCGCATCCTCTCGCGGCAGGATTTGACGGCAGCGGGATGGGCGTTGGGATCGGCCCAGCGCGATCAACTGCGGGATCACCTTGTTGCCAGGCGATGA
- a CDS encoding prepilin-type N-terminal cleavage/methylation domain-containing protein — protein sequence MKISRTNRRPRQASGFTLLEVILAMAVGAIVVLAVQGAFFGALRLRNTAQRRSDQELSLYRALDRIKKDFLGLMLPGGTIATSFQTAVDYNLDSSIQGERISAEFFTNSGEISPLTPFADAQRVAYYLQPGPDPDRYDLVRTFSRNLLTATADQPEVQWLLGNVASAFFEYFDGSTWVDTWDSEATASLPKAVRLTLQLAEDSNDGATRTAPVEMVIPVFVSLAATDSPEPEAVP from the coding sequence ATGAAAATTTCGCGAACCAACCGGCGTCCGCGGCAGGCGTCAGGATTCACTCTCCTTGAGGTCATCCTTGCGATGGCCGTTGGAGCGATCGTCGTCCTCGCGGTTCAGGGAGCCTTCTTTGGCGCCCTTCGTCTGCGCAACACCGCTCAACGACGCAGTGATCAGGAGCTGTCACTCTACCGGGCTCTGGATCGGATAAAAAAGGATTTCCTGGGACTGATGCTCCCGGGCGGCACAATCGCGACCAGCTTTCAGACTGCCGTGGATTACAACCTGGATTCGTCGATCCAGGGGGAGCGCATCAGTGCGGAGTTTTTCACAAACTCGGGTGAGATAAGTCCCCTCACGCCCTTTGCCGACGCCCAGCGCGTCGCTTACTACCTGCAACCCGGCCCCGACCCCGATCGGTATGACCTGGTTCGCACATTCAGCCGGAATCTGCTGACGGCCACCGCCGACCAGCCGGAGGTTCAGTGGCTCCTGGGCAATGTCGCTTCGGCATTCTTCGAATATTTTGACGGCAGCACCTGGGTGGACACTTGGGATTCAGAGGCGACTGCCTCCCTGCCGAAGGCGGTACGTCTGACCTTGCAGCTGGCTGAGGATTCGAACGACGGAGCCACGCGAACCGCGCCGGTCGAGATGGTGATCCCCGTTTTTGTCAGCCTCGCCGCAACAGATTCTCCGGAGCCGGAGGCCGTGCCATGA
- a CDS encoding prepilin-type N-terminal cleavage/methylation domain-containing protein has protein sequence MANPRATVSPGPSRGFTLAEVLASLTLMAVIIPVALEGVSIVNRVGTVADRKAGAARIAKRILNEFVVTGQIGSESGQAREGSNTYDWRVQTSNWEMDAMNLVTVEVTFDVQGKSYDVSMGTLYDPTLTQTDPDATSVQFE, from the coding sequence GTGGCGAACCCACGCGCGACCGTTTCGCCCGGGCCGAGCCGGGGGTTCACACTGGCCGAAGTCCTCGCCTCGCTCACGCTCATGGCAGTGATCATCCCCGTGGCGCTCGAAGGGGTGAGCATTGTCAATCGGGTGGGAACGGTCGCGGATCGAAAGGCCGGTGCCGCCCGGATTGCGAAGCGCATTCTGAACGAGTTCGTCGTGACAGGCCAGATCGGGTCCGAATCCGGTCAGGCTCGAGAGGGCTCCAATACTTACGATTGGCGCGTGCAGACGTCCAATTGGGAAATGGACGCCATGAATCTCGTGACGGTCGAGGTCACTTTCGACGTTCAGGGCAAGAGCTATGACGTCAGCATGGGCACGCTTTACGACCCAACCCTGACCCAAACGGATCCCGATGCCACGTCCGTTCAGTTTGAATGA
- a CDS encoding prepilin-type N-terminal cleavage/methylation domain-containing protein, translating to MTSSTERLPAASRGSSRPRSGFTLIELILVMALLAIAASLAVPQMAGFFRGRALDREARRLLSLTHYAQSRAATEGYPMLLWIDASARQYGLKIQAGFSDEDERSVVYDVDRDVTIETVASTEPPPYEDDEMPQHSIPAGILFRPDGLVDAASVSQVILRQDDLSAVSLQLMSNGLAYELIPVGGKTNR from the coding sequence ATGACATCTTCAACGGAGCGATTGCCGGCCGCTAGCCGTGGTTCATCGCGGCCGCGCTCTGGCTTCACGCTGATCGAACTCATTCTGGTCATGGCTTTGCTTGCCATCGCAGCCAGCTTGGCGGTGCCACAAATGGCCGGTTTCTTCCGCGGGCGCGCGCTCGACCGCGAGGCGAGGCGTCTCCTGTCGCTGACCCACTATGCGCAGAGTCGCGCCGCCACCGAGGGATACCCAATGCTTCTCTGGATCGACGCCTCCGCGCGTCAATACGGACTCAAAATTCAAGCCGGCTTCTCCGATGAGGACGAACGCTCGGTCGTCTACGATGTCGATCGAGACGTCACCATCGAGACCGTCGCTTCCACGGAACCGCCCCCCTACGAGGATGATGAAATGCCTCAGCACTCGATCCCAGCGGGCATCCTCTTTCGGCCTGATGGCCTCGTTGACGCAGCCAGCGTCTCTCAGGTGATTTTGAGGCAGGACGATCTATCCGCCGTCTCCCTTCAGCTGATGTCAAACGGCCTCGCTTATGAGCTCATCCCTGTGGGCGGAAAAACCAATCGCTGA
- the gspG gene encoding type II secretion system major pseudopilin GspG — protein MRTLSSPIRRGTSGFTLVELLLVLVILGTLAALVLPKFTGRTEQARITAAQTQIATFGTALDAFEVDTGAYPVGGAGLQSLVVAPGDVSGWRGPYLKSDIPLDPWGHPYVYEFPGRNNPSGYDLRSAGPDGQLNTADDIFNGAIAGR, from the coding sequence ATGCGCACACTGTCATCCCCGATCCGCCGCGGCACCTCCGGATTCACTCTGGTTGAGCTGCTGCTCGTCCTCGTCATTCTCGGCACGCTTGCCGCACTTGTCCTTCCGAAATTCACCGGACGAACGGAACAGGCTCGCATCACGGCCGCCCAGACTCAAATCGCGACGTTTGGCACGGCGCTCGATGCCTTTGAGGTCGATACGGGAGCCTACCCCGTTGGTGGAGCCGGCCTTCAATCGCTGGTCGTCGCCCCGGGGGATGTTTCCGGCTGGCGCGGCCCCTATTTGAAGAGCGACATTCCCCTCGATCCGTGGGGTCACCCCTATGTCTATGAATTTCCGGGTCGCAACAATCCGTCGGGTTACGACCTGCGATCGGCGGGCCCCGACGGACAGCTCAATACCGCGGATGACATCTTCAACGGAGCGATTGCCGGCCGCTAG
- a CDS encoding type II secretion system F family protein, with the protein MPAFTYKALQSDGGVVEGVLEAGGRQQALREIEGRGLKPIRLTEGAQSSNRSSGHPKPESRNGNNLSSESDSKSKARPASPEGKATNSLWHRPRQITPRILENFTRLLSSLLAAGVPFSRALGILHREAVVPTAKAKWKELHDRVVDGMSLSSAMALSPETFPRVYVAMVEAGETGGFLDLVLAQIADFQSREKELKSKVAAALIYPAVLLVLAIAVIIFLLVFFIPKFQLVFKGFNAELPLITQIIVGISEIIRSYGLLVAAAIAALVWVLRSWLKSERGRRAWEGSLLKVPAIGSLTAQYAMARFCRMLGTLLGAGVPLISGLNVARRSIGNQILVDAVSDSIDRVKEGQPLGVSLAKNRSLFPGAVIEMISVAEESGRLDKELVRIAGTTETDLDRELKSVVSLAEPLLLFLIAAFVGTIFIGMLIPIFSLQDHIK; encoded by the coding sequence ATGCCTGCATTCACCTACAAGGCCCTGCAGTCAGACGGTGGAGTCGTCGAAGGCGTGCTGGAGGCTGGCGGTCGACAGCAGGCTCTGCGTGAGATCGAGGGTCGCGGGCTCAAGCCGATCCGGTTGACTGAGGGTGCTCAGTCCAGCAATCGCTCATCGGGACACCCAAAACCTGAGTCACGAAATGGGAACAACCTGTCCTCCGAGTCCGATTCAAAATCGAAGGCCCGCCCGGCATCCCCCGAGGGAAAAGCCACGAATTCACTCTGGCATCGCCCGCGACAAATCACACCCAGGATCCTCGAGAACTTCACCCGGCTGCTCTCAAGTCTGCTCGCTGCAGGCGTCCCATTCAGCCGCGCGCTGGGCATTCTTCATCGGGAGGCGGTGGTTCCAACGGCCAAGGCAAAATGGAAGGAGCTGCACGACCGGGTCGTCGACGGCATGTCCTTGTCGTCCGCAATGGCTCTCTCGCCGGAAACTTTCCCCCGTGTCTATGTCGCCATGGTGGAGGCCGGGGAGACGGGCGGATTCCTTGACCTGGTCCTCGCGCAGATCGCCGATTTTCAGTCGCGGGAGAAGGAACTGAAATCGAAGGTCGCAGCCGCCCTCATCTATCCCGCCGTGCTGCTGGTCCTGGCAATCGCCGTGATCATCTTTCTCCTGGTCTTCTTCATTCCAAAATTTCAACTGGTCTTCAAGGGATTCAATGCCGAGCTGCCGCTCATCACGCAGATCATCGTCGGAATCAGTGAAATCATCCGGAGCTACGGCCTCCTGGTTGCGGCGGCGATTGCCGCGCTTGTCTGGGTGCTCCGCAGTTGGTTAAAATCGGAACGCGGACGACGGGCCTGGGAGGGCTCCCTGCTCAAGGTTCCAGCCATCGGTTCACTCACCGCCCAGTACGCAATGGCGCGATTCTGCCGCATGCTGGGAACATTGCTCGGAGCCGGTGTCCCCCTGATCAGCGGACTGAATGTCGCGCGGCGCTCGATTGGAAACCAGATCCTGGTCGACGCGGTCAGCGACTCCATCGATCGCGTCAAGGAGGGGCAGCCGCTGGGTGTCAGCCTTGCGAAGAATCGATCGCTCTTCCCCGGGGCTGTCATCGAAATGATATCCGTCGCGGAGGAAAGCGGCCGGTTGGACAAGGAACTCGTCCGCATCGCGGGAACGACTGAAACCGATCTCGACCGCGAGTTGAAGTCCGTCGTGTCTCTCGCTGAACCCCTGCTGCTCTTCCTGATCGCCGCGTTCGTCGGCACCATTTTCATAGGGATGCTGATTCCCATCTTCTCCCTGCAGGATCACATCAAATGA
- the tadA gene encoding Flp pilus assembly complex ATPase component TadA has product MPAPEVSRTLPELLSRMITTRQLTETDAHAYLATTDAASVSEENALRWLAQEYGLTFSTLDDAHPDKDLLSLFPARLLLRDGLLPIRRRDDAIEIATARLFFSSAIDGLKVVTGLRLIPVLAPGEIIQRELKKRLGVGADTIGILDGETAIQVVDDDGAGDGNLDDAAEDASIIRFVNQVLKDAIDLRASDVHLEPFENELRIRYRIDGVLQDVPVPAQVKRFQPAIVARVKILSHLNIAEKRLPQDGRIKVKIDAAEIDIRVSIIPMLHGEAVVMRLLRQNAALRGVRDLGMAQRELACLQRVLQLPHGIVLVTGPTGSGKTSTLYTALQEINDAERKIITIEDPIEYQLRGVNQIQVSEKSGLTFARGLRSILRHDPDVILIGEIRDHETAQIAVQASLTGHLVFSTLHTNDAPGAITRLVDMGVEPYLVASSLEAVLAQRLVRLLCPHCKRPDDRPDAAAFKRSLGLNTDTAVYQAVGCRECRQTGYHGRHAIFEWMDNSAEIRELILKNASSDLLRAAAMHGGMRTLAEDGRRLVREGLTTIDEILSASPSNEVLVVGSNSVA; this is encoded by the coding sequence ATGCCAGCCCCCGAAGTCTCGCGAACCCTTCCGGAATTGCTCAGTCGGATGATCACGACCCGTCAACTGACGGAAACGGATGCGCACGCCTATCTGGCGACGACTGATGCGGCATCGGTGTCCGAGGAAAACGCCCTGCGCTGGCTTGCGCAGGAATACGGGCTGACCTTCAGCACGCTGGACGATGCCCACCCGGACAAGGACCTGTTGTCCCTCTTTCCGGCACGACTGCTCCTGCGCGATGGACTGCTGCCCATCCGCCGCCGGGACGATGCAATCGAAATCGCAACGGCGCGTCTGTTCTTTTCCAGCGCAATCGACGGCCTGAAGGTTGTCACGGGCCTCCGCCTCATTCCGGTGCTCGCGCCCGGCGAGATCATTCAACGAGAGTTGAAGAAACGCCTCGGCGTAGGCGCGGACACCATTGGCATCCTTGACGGTGAGACGGCGATCCAGGTCGTCGACGACGACGGTGCCGGCGATGGCAATCTCGATGATGCGGCTGAGGACGCCTCGATCATCCGCTTCGTCAATCAAGTGCTCAAGGACGCGATCGACCTGCGGGCTTCCGACGTCCATCTCGAGCCATTCGAGAATGAACTGCGCATCCGCTACCGCATCGATGGAGTGCTGCAGGACGTTCCCGTACCGGCGCAGGTCAAGCGTTTCCAGCCTGCGATCGTTGCCCGGGTCAAGATTCTGAGCCACCTGAACATCGCGGAAAAGCGACTTCCTCAAGACGGTCGGATAAAGGTCAAGATCGATGCGGCAGAGATCGACATCCGCGTATCCATCATCCCCATGCTGCACGGCGAGGCGGTCGTCATGCGCCTGCTGCGCCAGAATGCGGCACTCCGCGGCGTGCGAGATCTGGGCATGGCTCAACGGGAGCTGGCCTGCCTGCAGCGGGTCCTGCAGCTTCCTCATGGCATCGTCCTCGTGACCGGACCGACTGGCAGCGGAAAAACATCCACGCTCTACACCGCATTGCAGGAAATCAATGATGCCGAGCGCAAGATCATAACAATTGAGGACCCGATCGAATACCAATTGCGCGGAGTCAATCAGATCCAGGTCTCCGAAAAATCCGGCCTCACATTCGCTCGCGGCCTGCGGTCGATCCTGCGACACGATCCGGATGTCATCCTGATCGGCGAAATTCGCGACCATGAAACAGCCCAAATCGCCGTTCAGGCCTCACTGACCGGGCACTTGGTTTTCTCGACTCTTCACACCAATGATGCCCCGGGTGCAATCACCCGTCTGGTCGACATGGGCGTCGAGCCCTACCTGGTCGCCTCCTCACTGGAGGCGGTCCTCGCACAGCGCCTTGTGCGCCTCCTCTGCCCCCACTGCAAACGACCGGACGATCGACCGGATGCAGCAGCCTTCAAACGCAGCCTCGGACTTAACACAGACACCGCGGTTTACCAGGCTGTCGGTTGTCGTGAATGCCGCCAGACGGGTTATCACGGGCGGCACGCCATCTTTGAGTGGATGGACAACAGCGCCGAAATCCGCGAACTGATCCTGAAAAACGCTTCCTCCGATCTCCTGCGTGCCGCGGCGATGCATGGTGGCATGCGGACACTCGCCGAGGATGGTCGGCGCCTGGTCCGGGAGGGGCTGACGACCATCGACGAGATTCTGAGCGCCTCTCCGTCCAATGAGGTCCTCGTTGTCGGTAGCAACTCCGTCGCCTGA
- a CDS encoding acetylxylan esterase translates to MSVVHRFLLFSCLAAAAMGSPATWSPGNLPPLAVDGPTLCPGPYLTPEQGAATLEEGRRYFNDASTWKAYAAHVRERVQAGAGLRPYPRRTPLKPILGAKRIHSGYTVENVAFESVPGYFVCGNLYRPVSAAGGAAPVVLSTHGHGKRIESDEDYARQGRFTPWMQARCATLARLGAVVLSIEMVGYGESIDQVSQDAHKRPFSLTLQTWNAMRALDFLLSLDGVDATRVAVSGESGGGTQTFLVTALDQRVTLSAPVVMVSSYFFGGCACESGLPIHRSADHYAGNVFIAALAAPRPLLLVSDGDDWTKFTAVSEYPFLQHVYGLLGVRDRVENVHLADEKHDYGPSKRAAFHDFVCGRFGLNAQGKSGRELVADEAAITIEGHRQMRVFDPSHPRPAHACASIAEVEKVLRSLQ, encoded by the coding sequence ATGTCCGTTGTGCACCGTTTCCTCCTGTTTTCGTGCCTTGCGGCGGCTGCGATGGGATCGCCGGCAACCTGGTCGCCGGGCAACCTGCCTCCCCTCGCTGTGGACGGGCCGACGCTGTGTCCAGGGCCCTATCTCACACCCGAGCAGGGTGCGGCGACTCTGGAGGAAGGAAGGCGCTACTTTAACGACGCTTCGACATGGAAAGCCTATGCCGCCCATGTGCGGGAAAGGGTGCAGGCGGGCGCGGGGCTGCGGCCGTATCCGCGCCGGACGCCGTTGAAGCCGATTCTCGGAGCAAAGCGCATTCATAGTGGCTACACGGTTGAGAATGTCGCCTTTGAATCCGTACCGGGGTATTTTGTTTGCGGAAATCTCTATCGTCCTGTGTCCGCCGCTGGTGGCGCTGCGCCGGTCGTGCTGTCGACGCACGGACACGGAAAGCGGATTGAGTCGGACGAGGACTACGCGCGCCAGGGGCGGTTCACGCCATGGATGCAGGCCCGTTGCGCGACGCTGGCGCGACTGGGTGCGGTGGTGCTGTCGATTGAAATGGTCGGTTACGGGGAGTCCATCGACCAGGTCTCGCAGGATGCCCACAAGCGCCCGTTTTCGCTGACGCTTCAAACTTGGAATGCGATGCGCGCGCTCGATTTTCTGCTGTCTCTGGATGGCGTGGATGCCACGCGGGTGGCGGTCAGCGGCGAGTCGGGCGGGGGCACGCAGACATTTCTTGTGACGGCACTGGACCAGCGTGTGACGCTGAGCGCCCCGGTCGTGATGGTATCGTCGTATTTCTTTGGTGGCTGCGCGTGCGAAAGCGGTCTGCCGATTCACCGCAGCGCGGATCATTATGCGGGCAATGTTTTCATTGCGGCGCTCGCTGCTCCGCGGCCGCTGCTGCTGGTGTCGGATGGCGATGACTGGACGAAGTTCACCGCGGTCAGCGAGTATCCCTTTCTCCAGCACGTCTATGGCCTGCTGGGCGTCCGTGACAGGGTTGAGAATGTACACCTCGCGGACGAAAAGCACGACTACGGCCCTTCGAAACGCGCGGCATTCCATGACTTTGTCTGCGGTCGCTTTGGACTGAATGCACAGGGGAAATCCGGCCGGGAGCTTGTGGCGGACGAGGCGGCCATCACGATTGAGGGACACCGGCAGATGCGGGTGTTCGATCCGTCCCATCCGCGACCCGCGCATGCGTGTGCGTCGATTGCCGAGGTCGAAAAGGTCCTTCGTTCCCTGCAGTGA
- a CDS encoding sugar phosphate isomerase/epimerase, translating into MAAGLGLCLLLALVVYWKLSAVTPLADGEADISVIAPPETGPRYRVAVCDWMILKRQNLGAFSLAGEIGADGLELDMGGLGNRSNFDNKLVDAAMREKFLDAARSSRVEIASMAMSAFYQQSFAERENIEAMLRGCFETMKAMDARVVFLPLGVSGDLVKRPQIRPAIVERLKLAGRMAQEYGVVVGIETALDAAGEVRLLDEVGSPAVKSYFNLSNALQNDRDVSAEIRRLGARRIVQIHASNTDGVWLEKDPQVDMKRIKATLDEIGWRGWLVVERSRDARRAKDVRYNFSANVGYLKRIFQGR; encoded by the coding sequence ATGGCGGCGGGACTGGGTCTGTGCCTGCTTCTGGCACTCGTCGTGTACTGGAAGCTGAGCGCAGTGACACCTTTGGCGGATGGCGAAGCAGATATTTCCGTCATCGCGCCGCCTGAGACCGGCCCGCGGTACAGGGTGGCCGTCTGCGACTGGATGATCCTGAAGCGGCAGAACCTGGGCGCTTTTTCGCTCGCCGGGGAAATTGGAGCGGATGGCCTGGAGCTCGACATGGGCGGTTTGGGGAACCGTTCGAATTTCGACAACAAGCTGGTCGATGCCGCGATGAGGGAAAAATTTCTGGATGCGGCGCGCAGCAGCAGGGTCGAGATTGCGTCGATGGCAATGTCGGCGTTCTACCAGCAGTCCTTTGCTGAGCGGGAGAACATTGAAGCCATGCTGCGGGGGTGTTTTGAGACGATGAAGGCCATGGACGCGCGGGTCGTTTTTCTACCGCTCGGCGTTTCCGGGGACCTGGTCAAGCGTCCGCAGATTCGTCCGGCGATTGTGGAGCGATTGAAGCTGGCCGGAAGGATGGCGCAGGAGTACGGGGTGGTGGTTGGAATCGAGACTGCGCTGGATGCCGCGGGGGAGGTCCGGCTTCTGGACGAGGTGGGGTCGCCTGCGGTGAAGAGCTACTTCAATCTGTCGAATGCGCTGCAGAACGACCGCGATGTCTCAGCCGAGATCAGGCGGCTGGGGGCGCGTCGCATTGTGCAGATTCATGCGTCCAACACGGATGGCGTGTGGCTGGAAAAGGATCCGCAGGTGGACATGAAGCGGATCAAGGCGACGCTCGATGAGATCGGCTGGCGCGGATGGCTGGTGGTGGAGCGCTCGCGCGATGCGCGGCGGGCAAAGGATGTCAGATACAACTTCTCCGCGAACGTAGGCTACTTGAAGCGGATCTTTCAGGGGCGGTGA
- a CDS encoding DUF433 domain-containing protein, whose product MPKWQLQGLHFRAMVFRMPSTTYRHLTRIPGIRSGRTIVEGTRIGVHDVVSLFVNGSSVDEVCRSFPGVTRAQVYECLAYYEDHRVEIDALVAQQMSEGHA is encoded by the coding sequence ATGCCAAAATGGCAATTGCAGGGACTGCACTTTCGCGCAATGGTGTTCCGCATGCCGTCAACCACTTACCGCCATCTGACAAGGATCCCCGGCATTCGTTCTGGCCGAACGATTGTTGAAGGAACTCGTATTGGCGTGCATGATGTGGTGAGCCTCTTCGTCAATGGTTCGAGCGTGGATGAAGTTTGTCGCAGCTTCCCAGGCGTCACTCGGGCGCAAGTTTACGAATGCCTCGCCTACTACGAGGATCATCGAGTTGAAATCGACGCTCTGGTTGCCCAGCAGATGAGTGAGGGACATGCGTGA
- the mgrA gene encoding L-glyceraldehyde 3-phosphate reductase → MSTYLPDPSRYSRVPYARCGRSGLMIPRISLGLWHNFGNVDALENQRALLRRAFDLGITHFDLANNYGPPPGSAEENCGRLLREDFSSHRDELVISTKAGYYMWPGPYGEWGSRKYLLSSLDQSLRRLGLDYVDIFYHHRPDPNTPLEESMGALSHAVKSGRALYVGLSNYKPPEAEKAIALLREMGTPCLIHQPKYSLFARAPEAGLFGVLLRDGVGCIVFSPLAQGLLTNRYLNGIPTDSRAGKSDYKFLQPDALTPAVLTCIRALDGIARERGQTLAQLALAWVLRQPAVTSVLIGASRTAQLDDNFGALQNLKFSDQELATIERILAAKGG, encoded by the coding sequence ATGAGCACTTATCTTCCTGATCCGTCCCGTTATTCCCGTGTTCCCTATGCGCGGTGCGGTCGGAGCGGGTTGATGATTCCGCGGATATCCCTGGGGCTGTGGCACAATTTCGGGAACGTGGATGCGCTCGAGAATCAGCGCGCCCTTCTGCGCCGGGCTTTCGACCTCGGCATCACTCATTTCGATCTCGCCAACAATTATGGACCGCCACCCGGCTCCGCTGAGGAAAACTGCGGGCGGTTGCTGCGTGAGGATTTTTCGAGTCATCGCGACGAGCTCGTGATTTCGACAAAGGCTGGGTATTACATGTGGCCCGGGCCCTATGGCGAATGGGGGTCGCGCAAGTATCTGCTTTCGTCTCTCGACCAGAGTCTCAGACGCCTCGGGCTGGATTATGTCGACATTTTCTATCATCACCGCCCGGACCCCAATACTCCGCTCGAGGAAAGCATGGGTGCGTTGTCACATGCCGTGAAAAGCGGCAGGGCCCTGTATGTCGGGCTGTCGAACTACAAGCCGCCTGAGGCCGAGAAGGCGATCGCGCTGCTTCGTGAAATGGGGACGCCCTGTCTCATCCACCAACCCAAGTACAGCCTGTTCGCACGCGCGCCGGAGGCGGGGCTTTTCGGTGTGCTTCTTCGAGACGGCGTCGGGTGCATTGTCTTCAGTCCGCTGGCGCAGGGATTGCTGACGAACCGGTATCTGAACGGCATCCCGACGGATTCACGCGCGGGGAAGAGCGACTACAAGTTTCTTCAGCCCGATGCACTGACGCCGGCCGTGCTCACCTGCATTCGGGCCCTCGATGGAATCGCGCGCGAGCGCGGTCAAACGCTTGCGCAACTGGCGCTCGCCTGGGTGCTGCGGCAGCCCGCGGTGACTTCCGTGCTGATTGGCGCCAGTCGCACGGCGCAGCTCGACGACAATTTTGGCGCGCTTCAGAATCTGAAATTTTCGGATCAGGAACTCGCCACGATCGAACGGATTCTTGCTGCCAAGGGGGGATGA
- a CDS encoding acylphosphatase translates to MNQIHREEVFFSGRVQGVGFRYSTRQVAKEYEVTGKVANLADGRVHLVAEGNHREVDAFIASVEERLHFHIRKMERRVLAGSAEFKDFVIG, encoded by the coding sequence ATGAACCAGATTCATCGTGAAGAGGTCTTTTTCTCGGGAAGGGTGCAGGGCGTGGGGTTTCGTTACTCGACGCGCCAGGTGGCGAAAGAGTATGAAGTGACGGGAAAAGTGGCCAATCTTGCTGACGGGCGCGTGCATCTTGTGGCTGAGGGAAATCACCGTGAGGTCGATGCGTTCATTGCTTCCGTCGAAGAGCGCCTGCACTTCCACATTCGAAAGATGGAGCGGCGCGTGCTGGCAGGATCGGCGGAGTTCAAGGATTTTGTCATTGGGTAG